In the Gorilla gorilla gorilla isolate KB3781 chromosome 10, NHGRI_mGorGor1-v2.1_pri, whole genome shotgun sequence genome, one interval contains:
- the FICD gene encoding protein adenylyltransferase FICD, with amino-acid sequence MMLIPMASVMAVTEPKWVSVWGRFLWVTLLSMVLGSLLALLLPLGAVEEQCLAVLKGLYLLRSKPDRAQHAASKCTSPSTELSITSRGATLLVAKTKASPAGKLEARAALNQALEMKRQGKREKAQKLFMHALRMDPDFVDALTEFGIFSEEDKDIIQADYLYTRALTISPYHEKALVNRDRTLPLVEEIDQRYFSIIDSKVKKVMSIPKGNSALRRVMEETYYHHIYHTVAIEGNTLTLSEIRHILETRYAVPGKSLEEQNEVIGMHAAMKYINTTLVSRIGSVTISDVLEIHRRVLGYVDPVEAGRFRTTQVLVGHHIPPHPQDVEKQMQEFVQWLNSEDAMNLHPVEFAALAHYKLVYIHPFIDGNGRTSRLLMNLILMQAGYPPITIRKEQRSEYYHVLEAANEGDVRPFIRFIAKCTETTLDTLLFATTEYSVALPEAQPNHSGFKETLPVKP; translated from the exons ATGATGCTCATACCAATGGCTTCAGTGATGGCAGTGACTGAACCGAAATGGGTCTCGGTCTGGGGCCGCTTCCTCTGGGTGACGCTGCTGAGCATGGTGCTGGGGTCCCTGCTGGCCCTGCTGCTGCCACTGGGGGCTGTGGAGGAGCAGTGCTTGGCTGTGCTCAAAGGCCTCTACCTGCTCAGGAGCAAACCGGACAGGGCGCAGCATGCCGCCTCCAAGTGCACCAGCCCATCCACGGAGCTCAGCATCACCTCCAGGGGCGCAACGCTGCTGGTGGCCAAGACCAAGGCCTCTCCAG CGGGTAAGTTGGAAGCCAGAGCTGCCCTGAACCAGGCCCTGGAGATGAAGCGCCAGGGCAAGCGGGAAAAAGCCCAAAAGCTCTTCATGCACGCCCTCAGGATGGACCCAGACTTCGTGGACGCGCTCACCGAGTTTGGCatcttctcagaagaagacaaggacATCATCCAGGCGGACTACTTGTACACCAGAGCATTGACCATCTCACCCTACCATGAGAAAGCACTGGTCAACCGCGATCGGACACTGCCTCTCGTGGAAGAGATCGACCAGAGGTATTTCAGCATCATCGACAGCAAAGTGAAGAAGGTCATGTCCATCCCCAAGGGGAACTCGGCTCTGCGCAGGGTCATGGAGGAGACCTACTACCATCACATCTACCACACAGTGGCCATCGAGGGCAACACCCTCACCCTCTCGGAAATCAGGCACATCCTGGAGACCCGCTACGCCGTGCCCGGGAAGAGCCTGGAGGAGCAGAACGAGGTCATCGGCATGCATGCGGCCATGAAGTACATCAACACGACTCTGGTTTCGCGCATCGGCTCCGTCACCATCAGCGATGTGCTGGAGATCCACAGGCGGGTGCTGGGCTACGTGGACCCCGTGGAAGCCGGCAGGTTTCGGACAACACAGGTCCTGGTCGGACACCACATCCCTCCCCATCCGCAGGATGTGGAAAAGCAGATGCAGGAGTTTGTACAGTGGCTCAACTCCGAGGATGCCATGAACCTGCACCCGGTGGAGTTTGCAGCCTTAGCCCATTATAAACTCGTTTACATCCACCCTTTCATTGATGGCAACGGGAGGACCTCCCGTCTGCTCATGAACCTCATCCTCATGCAGGCGGGCTACCCGCCCATCACCATCCGCAAGGAGCAGCGGTCCGAGTACTACCACGTGTTGGAAGCTGCCAACGAGGGCGACGTGAGGCCTTTCATTCGCTTCATCGCCAAGTGTactgagaccaccctggacacCCTGCTTTTTGCCACAACTGAGTACTCGGTGGCACTGCCAGAAGCCCAACCCAACCACTCTGGGTTCAAGGAGACGCTTCCTGTGAAGCCCTAA